Proteins encoded in a region of the Pseudomonas sp. GOM7 genome:
- a CDS encoding IS5 family transposase → MLSLFADQEREAKLDSLGDPLALLNKHVDFRLMAEEIDRWVPRPSRAKGGRPPYPTELMTRLLVLQQLFNLSDEQMEFQLLDRMSFQRFAGLKNTARVPDRNTIWNFRERLVQAKVEHLIFDEVQRQLQLSGFNAREGQIIDASIVRAPTQHSTAEEQEVVKQRAAPIEWEPAKRRQKDVEARWTKKHGKSYFSYKLSVSVDHRHKLIRNVRVSDACEADTLHLVDVLDRGNSSRDFWADRDYHDKPREHWLKLNGRPHIQRKGQAGKPIGKRDKARNKRIASPRARVEHVFASLAQMGGKTIRSIGLARAQFGLTIKSAVYNLKRMSCLLEMA, encoded by the coding sequence ATGCTCAGCCTATTTGCCGACCAGGAACGTGAAGCGAAACTCGACAGTTTGGGCGATCCGCTGGCCTTGCTGAACAAGCATGTCGACTTCCGCCTCATGGCCGAGGAGATCGACCGCTGGGTTCCTCGCCCGAGTCGCGCTAAAGGCGGTAGGCCTCCGTACCCAACAGAGCTCATGACGCGCCTGCTGGTCTTGCAGCAGTTGTTCAACCTGTCCGACGAACAGATGGAGTTCCAGCTACTCGACCGCATGAGCTTTCAGCGCTTTGCCGGGCTGAAGAACACTGCGCGCGTGCCGGATCGCAATACGATCTGGAATTTCCGTGAGCGGCTCGTTCAGGCCAAGGTCGAGCATCTGATTTTTGATGAAGTGCAGCGCCAACTGCAGCTCAGCGGCTTCAACGCACGCGAAGGGCAGATCATCGATGCCAGCATCGTCCGCGCGCCAACCCAGCACAGCACGGCTGAAGAACAGGAAGTAGTGAAGCAGCGAGCAGCGCCCATCGAGTGGGAACCAGCGAAACGCCGACAAAAGGATGTCGAGGCGCGCTGGACGAAAAAGCATGGCAAATCGTACTTCAGCTACAAGCTGTCGGTCAGCGTAGATCATCGGCACAAACTGATCCGCAACGTGCGGGTGAGTGATGCCTGCGAGGCCGACACACTTCACTTGGTCGATGTCCTGGATCGAGGGAACAGCAGCCGTGACTTCTGGGCTGATCGTGACTATCACGACAAGCCACGCGAGCACTGGCTCAAGCTCAATGGGCGCCCGCATATTCAGCGCAAAGGACAAGCCGGTAAGCCCATCGGCAAGCGGGACAAGGCTCGCAACAAGCGTATCGCCAGCCCACGCGCTCGGGTTGAACACGTATTTGCCAGCCTAGCGCAGATGGGCGGCAAGACGATTCGCAGCATTGGCTTGGCACGCGCGCAGTTTGGTCTGACGATCAAATCAGCGGTGTACAACCTGAAAAGGATGTCGTGCCTGCTGGAGATGGCGTAA
- the yghU gene encoding glutathione-dependent disulfide-bond oxidoreductase, whose product MTQSTYVPPKVWQHLAASGGQFSKINRPVAGATHEKELPVGQHPLQLYSLATPNGVKVTILLEELLAQGHAGAEYDAWLIRIGEGDQFSSGFVGVNPNSKIPALLDRSTTPPIRVFESGSILLYLAEKFGAFLPKDPAGRTETLNWLFWQMGSAPYLGGGFGHFYVYAPEKYEYAINRFTMETKRQLDVLNQRLADNRYLAGDTYSIADIAVWPWYGELVRNNVYSAAEFLSVHEYPHVLRWAEEIAQREAVQRGRRVNRTWGDESEQVPERHQASDLDKV is encoded by the coding sequence ATGACCCAATCCACCTACGTACCGCCGAAGGTCTGGCAACACCTGGCAGCATCCGGTGGCCAGTTCTCCAAGATCAACCGCCCGGTTGCAGGGGCGACTCACGAGAAGGAACTGCCGGTCGGCCAGCACCCGCTGCAGCTCTACTCCCTGGCCACCCCCAACGGCGTGAAGGTGACCATCCTGCTGGAAGAACTGCTTGCCCAGGGCCACGCCGGCGCCGAATACGACGCCTGGCTCATTCGCATCGGCGAGGGCGACCAGTTCTCCAGCGGTTTCGTCGGCGTCAACCCGAACTCGAAAATCCCCGCCCTGCTCGACCGCAGCACCACGCCCCCGATCCGCGTGTTCGAGTCCGGCTCGATCCTGCTCTACCTGGCAGAAAAATTCGGCGCCTTCCTGCCCAAGGATCCGGCAGGCCGTACCGAAACCCTCAATTGGCTGTTCTGGCAGATGGGCTCGGCGCCCTACCTGGGCGGCGGCTTCGGCCACTTCTACGTCTACGCCCCGGAAAAGTACGAGTACGCCATCAACCGCTTCACCATGGAAACCAAGCGCCAACTGGACGTGCTCAACCAGCGCCTCGCCGACAACCGCTACCTGGCCGGCGACACCTACAGCATCGCCGATATCGCCGTATGGCCCTGGTATGGCGAACTGGTGCGCAACAACGTCTACTCGGCCGCAGAATTCCTCTCCGTTCACGAATACCCCCACGTACTGCGCTGGGCCGAAGAAATCGCCCAACGCGAAGCCGTGCAACGCGGCCGCCGCGTCAACCGCACCTGGGGCGATGAGTCGGAGCAAGTACCCGAACGGCACCAGGCGTCCGATCTGGACAAGGTCTGA